The Rhizobium leguminosarum genome includes a region encoding these proteins:
- a CDS encoding Y-family DNA polymerase encodes MRLTALDELAERLGLKKELGVAEARAMYPLLEVAEEDPAADRRLLEAIADWCDRYTPLVAFDGKDGLFLDISGCAHLFGGEKALLRDVLSRLFHMGFDARGAVSSSPGLSWAASRFGQGGVIEDEETEHVLMSLPVAALRLEGQTVDALKKLGLKYVGDVIDAPRAPLTRRFGPELLLRLDQALGREEEPVSPRRPVASLSAESRLIEPIGTEEQILAVTRQVALSLQPSLEVRGAGGRVFELVLFRVDGRVFRISVGASQPLREPKFIAGLFSERLQAVYDDLDAGYGFEILRLNVLRHDPFNETQGDFEGDRQGEISLSAFVDRVSARLGADCLQSFQLRESHVPERAVITVPVMESLPRRKAAQDIQLPFREERPLRLFATPEPVETILAEVPDGPPQIFRWRRMQHQVARSEGPERIAMEWWIDGDDAEARDYFRIEDETGHRFWIYRRGFYGQELDPRWFMHGVFA; translated from the coding sequence ATGCGGCTGACGGCACTGGACGAGTTGGCCGAGAGGCTGGGGTTGAAGAAGGAGCTGGGCGTTGCCGAAGCGCGCGCCATGTACCCGCTGCTCGAGGTCGCGGAAGAGGATCCGGCAGCCGACCGCCGGTTGCTGGAGGCAATTGCCGACTGGTGCGACCGTTATACGCCGCTGGTGGCGTTCGACGGCAAGGACGGGCTGTTTCTCGACATTAGCGGCTGCGCCCATCTCTTCGGCGGTGAAAAGGCGCTTCTTAGGGATGTGCTGTCGCGGCTTTTCCATATGGGGTTCGATGCCCGCGGCGCGGTCTCATCGTCGCCCGGCCTTTCCTGGGCCGCGTCCCGCTTCGGGCAAGGCGGCGTGATCGAGGACGAAGAGACGGAACATGTGCTGATGTCCTTGCCGGTCGCAGCCTTGCGGCTGGAAGGACAAACCGTCGATGCCCTGAAGAAGCTCGGTCTGAAATATGTCGGCGACGTTATCGATGCACCGCGAGCGCCGCTGACCCGCCGGTTCGGCCCGGAACTGCTTCTGCGTCTCGACCAGGCGCTGGGACGTGAAGAGGAGCCGGTCTCGCCCCGGCGTCCTGTTGCCAGCCTTTCGGCCGAAAGCCGGCTGATCGAGCCCATCGGGACGGAAGAGCAGATCCTTGCCGTCACCAGGCAGGTCGCCTTATCGCTGCAGCCGTCGCTGGAGGTGCGGGGGGCTGGCGGGCGGGTGTTCGAACTGGTCCTGTTCCGCGTCGATGGCAGGGTCTTTCGTATCTCCGTCGGCGCTTCGCAGCCGCTTCGCGAACCAAAGTTCATCGCCGGGCTTTTTTCCGAGAGATTGCAGGCGGTCTATGACGATCTCGATGCCGGCTATGGCTTCGAGATCCTGCGGTTGAATGTGTTGCGGCACGATCCCTTCAACGAGACGCAGGGTGATTTCGAGGGCGACCGGCAGGGAGAGATCTCGCTTTCGGCCTTCGTCGACCGGGTCTCGGCCCGGCTTGGTGCGGATTGCCTGCAAAGCTTTCAGCTCCGCGAGAGCCATGTGCCGGAACGCGCCGTCATCACGGTTCCTGTGATGGAGAGCCTTCCCAGGCGGAAGGCAGCGCAGGACATCCAGCTTCCTTTCCGCGAAGAGCGCCCGCTACGGCTCTTTGCAACGCCGGAGCCCGTCGAGACCATACTTGCCGAAGTGCCCGATGGTCCGCCGCAGATCTTCCGCTGGCGGCGGATGCAGCATCAGGTGGCAAGAAGCGAAGGGCCGGAACGGATTGCCATGGAGTGGTGGATCGATGGGGATGACGCCGAGGCGCGTGACTATTTCCGCATCGAGGATGAGACCGGACATCGCTTCTGGATCTATCGGCGGGGCTTTTATGGTCAGGAGCTTGACCCTCGCTGGTTCATGCATGGCGTGTTCGCATGA
- a CDS encoding ImuA family protein, whose protein sequence is MAQHALARERLFALRETIARLEGRPAPALAAAEREALAEGHKARQERTLPPLPFGVEVLDGALEGGLPLDAITEFRSALSRDAGAASGLAMAVAARLQKQEADAGRLLPLLWIGDAVGTLEAGRPYAPGLRDFGLSPERFLHAAPRKLDEALWLAEAAVESAAFSAVIFEVRGNPAHFGLTESRRLSLRAHAARRPLFLVRQAGAEEASSASLRLHVEPAPSALRPLPDGSKLSGSIGNPIFRLTLEKSRNPAALSFLLEWNPHEREFFPVAEPNLVRPPGEQSAHSGAQLPASANGPHRPQAMGALLAFERAS, encoded by the coding sequence ATGGCGCAGCACGCCCTGGCGCGCGAGCGGCTTTTTGCGCTCCGCGAAACCATCGCCAGGCTGGAGGGAAGGCCCGCGCCGGCGCTTGCCGCAGCGGAACGGGAAGCCTTGGCGGAAGGACATAAGGCCCGCCAGGAGCGCACGCTGCCGCCCCTGCCGTTTGGGGTGGAGGTTCTCGACGGGGCGCTGGAAGGCGGCCTGCCGCTCGATGCGATCACCGAATTCCGTTCCGCTCTGTCTCGCGATGCCGGTGCTGCAAGCGGGCTGGCGATGGCTGTTGCCGCGCGGCTGCAAAAACAGGAAGCGGATGCCGGCCGCCTTCTGCCGTTGCTCTGGATCGGCGATGCCGTCGGCACGCTGGAGGCCGGTCGTCCCTATGCCCCCGGGCTTCGGGATTTCGGCCTAAGCCCGGAGCGGTTTCTCCATGCCGCGCCGCGCAAGCTGGACGAGGCGCTCTGGCTGGCGGAGGCCGCGGTGGAAAGCGCTGCCTTCTCGGCCGTCATCTTCGAAGTACGGGGCAATCCCGCCCATTTCGGCCTGACCGAAAGCCGCAGGCTTAGTCTCAGGGCGCATGCTGCCCGCCGTCCGCTCTTTCTTGTCCGTCAGGCCGGGGCGGAGGAGGCAAGCAGTGCGTCCTTGCGTCTGCATGTCGAACCGGCCCCGTCCGCTCTGCGGCCGTTGCCGGATGGATCGAAACTTTCCGGCAGCATCGGCAATCCGATTTTTCGTCTGACGCTGGAGAAGAGCCGCAATCCGGCCGCTCTGTCCTTTCTTCTGGAGTGGAATCCCCATGAACGCGAATTTTTCCCTGTCGCCGAACCAAACCTCGTTCGTCCTCCAGGCGAACAGTCAGCGCATTCTGGCGCTCAGCTTCCCGCATCTGCCAACGGACCGCATCGCCCGCAGGCGATGGGGGCTCTCCTGGCGTTCGAAAGGGCGTCCTGA
- a CDS encoding metallopeptidase family protein, translating to MARIDQSDDWRDRHAPTISAFESLAMEAYSHLPDEFRQLTTNLTIEIEDFPDDDVFEDMALETPFDLLGLFEGRGISERFTVETGEMPNRIRLYRRPILDYWAENDETLGDIITHVLIHEIGHHFGLSDDDMERIEASAEEAAER from the coding sequence ATGGCCCGCATAGACCAGAGCGATGATTGGCGGGACCGCCATGCGCCGACGATCAGCGCCTTCGAGTCGCTGGCCATGGAGGCCTACAGCCATCTGCCGGATGAATTCCGCCAGCTGACGACCAACCTCACGATCGAGATCGAGGATTTCCCCGATGACGACGTTTTCGAGGACATGGCGCTGGAAACCCCTTTCGATCTGCTCGGCCTTTTCGAGGGCAGGGGCATTTCCGAACGTTTCACGGTGGAAACCGGCGAGATGCCGAACCGCATCCGCCTCTACCGCCGTCCCATTCTCGACTACTGGGCTGAGAACGACGAGACGCTCGGCGATATCATCACCCACGTCCTGATCCACGAGATCGGCCACCATTTCGGGCTGAGCGACGATGACATGGAGCGGATCGAGGCAAGCGCCGAGGAAGCCGCCGAGCGATAG
- a CDS encoding DUF1737 domain-containing protein: protein MKLYRFLTGPDDASFCHKVTAALNKGWSLEGSPTYAFNAATGAMQCGQAVVKHVEGKDYDPEMKLSEQ from the coding sequence ATGAAACTCTACCGCTTCCTGACCGGTCCCGACGATGCTTCCTTCTGCCATAAGGTCACCGCCGCCCTCAACAAGGGCTGGTCGCTGGAGGGCTCGCCGACCTATGCCTTCAATGCCGCAACCGGTGCGATGCAGTGCGGCCAGGCCGTCGTCAAGCATGTCGAAGGCAAGGACTACGATCCCGAGATGAAACTCTCCGAGCAGTGA
- a CDS encoding HpcH/HpaI aldolase/citrate lyase family protein, which yields MSRNPTTRSIRLRRSVLSVPAINPRALEKTHAVDCDAVIFDLEDSVAPEKKAEARENLRNFFSARPLQGKERIIRINSLSTDFGLADMELVTALGPDAVLLPKVDEPQDIMALSDLLSEADAPEDLRIWAMIETPRGILNTAAIAEAGRTPGSRLDCLVVGLNDLRKETGVLPQPGRAYLVPWLMQVVLAVSAYGLDAIDSVFNDFRDEQGFDVECLQGRAMGFAGKMLIHPAQIEPANRHFGPDPAAIAEAEAIISAFADPASDGLNVINAGGRMVERLHLVQAESLVHKARLIAARQAAARKTM from the coding sequence ATGAGCCGAAACCCTACGACCCGCTCCATCCGCCTGCGCCGTTCGGTGCTGAGCGTGCCTGCCATCAATCCCCGCGCCCTCGAAAAAACCCATGCGGTCGATTGCGATGCGGTGATCTTCGATCTTGAGGATTCCGTGGCGCCGGAAAAGAAGGCGGAAGCGCGGGAAAATCTGAGGAATTTCTTTTCGGCTCGGCCGCTTCAAGGCAAGGAGCGGATCATCCGCATCAACAGTCTGTCCACCGATTTCGGTCTGGCGGACATGGAGCTGGTGACGGCGCTTGGTCCCGATGCCGTGCTGCTGCCGAAGGTCGACGAACCGCAGGATATCATGGCGCTCAGTGACCTTCTCTCCGAGGCCGATGCACCGGAAGATCTGCGCATCTGGGCAATGATCGAGACACCGCGCGGCATCCTGAACACGGCGGCCATTGCCGAAGCTGGGCGCACGCCGGGCTCACGGCTCGATTGTCTCGTCGTCGGGCTGAACGACCTGCGCAAGGAAACCGGCGTGCTGCCGCAGCCGGGGCGGGCCTATCTCGTGCCGTGGCTGATGCAGGTCGTCCTTGCGGTCAGCGCCTATGGGCTCGATGCGATCGACAGCGTCTTCAACGATTTCAGGGACGAACAGGGTTTCGATGTCGAATGTCTGCAGGGCCGGGCCATGGGCTTTGCCGGCAAGATGCTGATCCATCCGGCGCAGATCGAGCCCGCCAACCGGCATTTCGGCCCGGATCCGGCAGCGATTGCGGAAGCGGAGGCGATCATATCAGCCTTTGCCGACCCCGCCTCCGATGGGCTGAACGTCATCAATGCAGGCGGGCGGATGGTCGAGCGGCTGCATCTTGTCCAGGCGGAAAGTCTGGTCCATAAAGCGCGCCTGATAGCAGCCCGCCAGGCTGCAGCACGAAAGACGATGTGA
- a CDS encoding VOC family protein, whose protein sequence is MDATTESNPTKMPPVKNGLLPYLTVGGAVKAAEFYKKAFGAEEAYLVPVDESGRTMHVHLYINGSSLMLSDAYPEYGHPFKGHEGFAIQLVIDDIDFWWDRAVAAGAEVVMPVELMFWGDRYGQLRDPFGVLWGLNAPSK, encoded by the coding sequence ATGGATGCGACGACAGAGAGCAACCCGACCAAGATGCCACCGGTCAAGAACGGCCTGCTGCCCTATCTGACGGTCGGCGGCGCGGTGAAAGCTGCGGAGTTCTACAAAAAGGCTTTCGGCGCCGAAGAGGCATATCTCGTGCCGGTCGACGAGAGCGGCAGAACGATGCATGTGCATCTCTACATCAACGGCAGTTCCCTGATGCTGTCGGACGCCTATCCCGAATACGGCCATCCCTTCAAAGGCCATGAAGGCTTTGCAATCCAGCTGGTGATCGATGATATCGATTTCTGGTGGGATCGCGCGGTTGCCGCCGGCGCCGAAGTCGTCATGCCGGTCGAACTGATGTTCTGGGGCGACCGCTATGGCCAGCTTCGTGATCCGTTCGGCGTCCTTTGGGGGTTGAACGCACCGTCCAAATAA
- the leuD gene encoding 3-isopropylmalate dehydratase small subunit, whose protein sequence is MDKFVKLTGVAAPLPVVNVDTDMIIPKDYLKTIKRTGLGTGLFAEARYNEDGSENPDFVLNKPAYRDAKILVAGDNFGCGSSREHAPWALLDFGIRCVISTSFADIFYNNCFKNGILPIKVSQEDLDKLMDDASRGSNAILSVDLENLEITGPDGGLIKFDLDEFKRHCLLNGLDDIGLTLEKGKAIDSFEKKNAASHPWAA, encoded by the coding sequence ATGGATAAATTCGTGAAGCTCACGGGCGTTGCAGCGCCCTTGCCGGTCGTCAACGTCGACACCGACATGATCATTCCGAAGGATTATCTGAAGACGATCAAGCGCACCGGCCTCGGCACCGGCCTCTTCGCGGAGGCTCGTTATAACGAAGACGGCTCAGAAAACCCGGATTTCGTGCTGAACAAGCCGGCCTATCGCGATGCCAAGATCCTGGTTGCCGGCGACAATTTCGGCTGCGGCTCCTCGCGCGAGCACGCGCCCTGGGCGCTTCTGGATTTCGGCATCCGCTGCGTTATTTCGACCAGCTTCGCCGATATTTTCTACAACAACTGTTTCAAGAACGGCATCCTGCCGATCAAGGTCAGCCAGGAAGATCTCGACAAGCTGATGGACGACGCCTCGCGCGGCTCCAACGCCATCCTGAGCGTCGACCTCGAAAACCTCGAGATCACCGGCCCCGATGGTGGTTTGATCAAGTTCGATCTCGACGAGTTCAAGCGTCACTGCCTGCTGAACGGCCTCGACGATATCGGCCTGACCTTGGAAAAGGGCAAGGCGATCGACAGCTTCGAAAAGAAGAACGCCGCTTCGCACCCTTGGGCAGCCTGA
- a CDS encoding pyridoxal-phosphate dependent enzyme gives MPFAPLHLDTPLLQTAPGYSASGKPLWLKLDALQPSGSFKLRGVGRLCQHEVENGAREIFCASGGNAGIAAAYAGRALGVPVTIVVPETTAADVRQTIAATGANVLVHGSVFDEANVHAVELARSRKATYVHPFDHPLLWDGHATLIDEVVAKGAKFDCVITSVGGGGLLAGIVEGLKRNGLSDVPVIAVETEGAASLNASLKANERTTLPAITSIANSLGARQVAQHVFDLPKQHPIESVLVSDADAVAACLKFADAQRILVEPACGAALAVADVHAGLLQRFDNPLIEVCGGIGVSLDKLRGWKEKFL, from the coding sequence ATGCCTTTCGCGCCTCTCCACCTCGACACGCCCTTGCTCCAGACGGCACCTGGCTACAGCGCCAGCGGTAAACCGCTCTGGCTGAAGCTCGATGCGCTGCAGCCTTCCGGCAGCTTCAAGCTGCGCGGCGTCGGTCGGCTTTGCCAGCATGAGGTGGAGAATGGGGCGCGCGAAATCTTCTGCGCTTCCGGCGGCAATGCCGGCATTGCAGCGGCTTATGCCGGCCGGGCGCTCGGTGTGCCGGTCACGATCGTCGTGCCGGAGACGACGGCGGCCGACGTACGCCAGACGATTGCCGCAACGGGCGCGAATGTCCTCGTTCATGGTTCGGTTTTCGACGAGGCCAACGTCCATGCGGTCGAACTCGCCCGGAGCCGCAAGGCAACCTATGTGCACCCCTTCGACCATCCGCTTCTGTGGGATGGCCATGCCACGCTGATCGACGAGGTGGTGGCGAAAGGGGCAAAATTCGATTGCGTCATCACCAGCGTCGGCGGCGGCGGGCTGCTTGCCGGCATCGTCGAGGGCTTGAAGCGCAACGGGCTTTCCGATGTGCCTGTTATCGCCGTCGAAACGGAAGGGGCGGCTTCGCTGAACGCCAGCCTCAAGGCGAATGAGCGTACCACCCTTCCCGCCATTACCTCGATTGCCAATTCGCTCGGCGCGCGGCAGGTGGCGCAGCATGTCTTCGACCTGCCGAAGCAGCATCCGATCGAAAGTGTTCTCGTCAGCGACGCCGATGCCGTTGCCGCCTGCCTGAAATTCGCCGATGCGCAGCGCATTCTGGTCGAGCCGGCTTGCGGTGCGGCCCTTGCGGTTGCCGATGTGCATGCCGGGCTGCTTCAGCGCTTCGATAATCCGCTTATCGAAGTCTGCGGCGGCATCGGCGTGTCGCTCGACAAACTCAGGGGCTGGAAAGAAAAATTTCTTTGA
- the leuB gene encoding 3-isopropylmalate dehydrogenase — protein sequence MTARNLFLLPGDGIGPEAMGEVRKIIAYMNEAMNAGFVTDEGLVGGCAYDAHGAAISEADMQKALAADAVLFGAVGGPKWDSVPYEVRPEAGLLRLRKDLQLFANLRPAICYPALAAASSLKPELVEGLDILIIRELTGGVYFGEPKEIIDLGNGQKRGIDTQVYDTYEIERIAGVAFEMARTRQNRVCSMEKRNVMKSGVLWNQVVTETHKAKYSDVQLEHMLADAGGMQLVRQPKQFDVIVTDNLFGDMLSDVAAMLTGSLGMLPSASLGAPDGKTGKRKALYEPVHGSAPDIAGKGVANPIAMIASFAMCLRYSFNMVKEADDLEKAIANVLDKGIRTGDIMADGCIQVGTVEMGDAILAEFKALAV from the coding sequence ATGACAGCGCGCAATCTTTTCCTGCTGCCGGGTGACGGCATCGGTCCCGAGGCCATGGGCGAGGTCCGCAAGATCATCGCCTATATGAACGAGGCGATGAATGCCGGTTTCGTCACCGACGAAGGCCTTGTCGGCGGCTGCGCCTATGATGCGCATGGCGCTGCCATCTCGGAAGCCGACATGCAGAAGGCGCTTGCCGCCGATGCCGTTCTGTTCGGTGCCGTCGGCGGCCCGAAATGGGATAGCGTGCCTTACGAAGTGCGCCCGGAAGCCGGCCTGCTGCGCCTGCGCAAGGATCTGCAGCTCTTCGCAAACCTGCGCCCCGCCATCTGCTATCCGGCCCTTGCTGCGGCCTCGTCGCTGAAGCCGGAGCTGGTCGAAGGCCTCGATATCTTGATCATCCGCGAGCTGACGGGCGGCGTCTATTTCGGCGAGCCGAAGGAAATCATCGACCTCGGCAACGGCCAGAAGCGCGGCATCGACACGCAGGTTTACGATACCTACGAGATCGAGCGCATCGCCGGCGTCGCCTTTGAAATGGCCCGCACGCGGCAGAATCGCGTCTGCTCCATGGAAAAGCGCAACGTCATGAAGTCGGGCGTGCTCTGGAACCAGGTGGTAACCGAGACGCATAAGGCGAAATATTCCGACGTCCAGCTCGAACACATGCTGGCCGATGCCGGCGGCATGCAGCTGGTGCGTCAGCCCAAGCAGTTCGACGTGATCGTCACCGACAATCTCTTCGGTGATATGCTCTCCGACGTTGCCGCCATGCTGACCGGTTCGCTCGGCATGCTGCCTTCAGCCTCGCTCGGTGCCCCGGACGGCAAGACCGGCAAGCGCAAGGCGCTCTATGAGCCGGTGCATGGCTCCGCCCCGGATATTGCCGGCAAGGGCGTCGCAAATCCTATCGCCATGATTGCGTCTTTCGCCATGTGCCTGCGTTACTCCTTCAACATGGTGAAGGAAGCCGACGATCTGGAAAAAGCAATCGCCAATGTGCTCGATAAGGGCATTCGCACCGGCGATATTATGGCCGACGGCTGCATTCAGGTCGGCACTGTCGAGATGGGCGATGCAATCCTCGCCGAGTTCAAGGCGCTAGCAGTCTGA
- the lpxE gene encoding lipid A 1-phosphatase LpxE, protein MRAFWNSLDRRWRRSDVAMPPLRWQACLFITINAVILSMLLFDAPIGASEPHGLVKQLGELLTGFGDSAWLIYSSILLFFQGRAGYKLLKTARSRAQALYVSWIGAYLFTTVVLSGLLANLLKRAIGRARPDQFHDHGMFSFAPFSGHSAFESFPSGHSTTVGAFFAAFALLFPRYRVAFIACAIWFGMTRVMVGAHYPSDVIAGLAFGGWFSLLTAIVYARCGLLFKLAPDGWPLAKRLFRTA, encoded by the coding sequence ATGCGGGCATTTTGGAATTCCCTGGATAGGCGCTGGCGCCGGAGCGATGTTGCGATGCCGCCTTTGCGCTGGCAGGCCTGTCTCTTCATCACGATCAACGCCGTAATCCTTTCCATGCTTCTCTTCGATGCGCCGATTGGCGCCAGCGAACCTCACGGGCTGGTGAAGCAACTCGGCGAGCTCCTGACCGGTTTTGGCGATTCCGCGTGGTTGATATACAGCAGCATCCTGCTCTTCTTTCAGGGCCGGGCGGGCTACAAGCTCCTGAAGACGGCGCGATCCAGGGCACAGGCGCTTTATGTCAGCTGGATCGGTGCCTATCTCTTCACCACAGTCGTCTTGTCAGGACTTCTCGCCAACCTCCTGAAACGGGCGATCGGAAGGGCGCGTCCCGATCAATTCCACGATCATGGCATGTTTTCCTTCGCACCCTTTTCGGGCCATTCCGCTTTCGAAAGTTTCCCGTCCGGCCATTCCACCACGGTCGGTGCCTTCTTCGCCGCCTTTGCGCTTCTGTTTCCGCGCTACCGCGTTGCCTTCATCGCCTGCGCGATCTGGTTCGGCATGACACGTGTCATGGTCGGCGCCCATTATCCAAGCGACGTCATCGCCGGTCTCGCCTTCGGCGGCTGGTTCTCGCTACTGACGGCGATCGTCTATGCCCGCTGTGGCCTGCTCTTCAAACTGGCGCCGGATGGTTGGCCGCTCGCCAAGCGCCTGTTCCGCACTGCATAA
- a CDS encoding MFS transporter — MANVASIDGAKAGPMTGEEKKVIFASSLGTVFEWYDFYLYGSLATYIGATYFTQYPEATRNIFTLLAFAAGFLVRPFGALVFGRLGDLVGRKYTFLMTIMIMGLSTFLVGILPGAATIGIAAPIILIALRLLQGLALGGEYGGAATYVAEHAPNGRRGYFTSWIQTTATLGLFLSLIVIVFVQYLMGAAEFAAWGWRIPFLLSFVLLGISVWIRLKMNESPAFQRMKAEGKGSKAPLTEAFGTWKNAKIAIIALLGATMGQAVVWYGGQFYALFFLQNVLKVDLFSANVMVAISLLLGTPFFVIFGGLSDKIGRKPIIMAGLLIAALTYNPLFKAMTWTANPGLAEAQASIRATVTADPADCRFQFNPTGTAKFTSSCDVATAFLTRNSVPYDVVPGTAGQPATVKVGNATIPSFDVAAAGDKAKGMTAGFEKSVNIALQDAGYPLKRGVAKVPDSKLDAFIAANPELALNADTVRAGEKEAMPAAKLVEGKLLTADEANGVTDMAVYNIANGGSFAMTADPARVNWIGTIAVLFVLVLYVTMVYGPIAALLVELFPTRIRYTGMSLPYHIGNGWFGGLLPATAFAMSAAAGDIYYGLWYPIVFATITLVIGLIFLPETKNRDIHAMD; from the coding sequence ATGGCAAATGTCGCAAGCATCGACGGCGCGAAGGCCGGTCCGATGACCGGCGAGGAGAAGAAAGTCATCTTCGCCTCTTCGCTCGGCACCGTTTTCGAATGGTACGATTTCTATCTCTATGGTTCGCTCGCCACCTATATCGGCGCGACCTATTTCACCCAATACCCCGAGGCAACGCGTAACATCTTCACGCTGCTTGCCTTTGCCGCCGGCTTCCTGGTCCGCCCCTTCGGCGCGCTGGTGTTCGGCCGTCTCGGCGATCTCGTCGGCCGTAAATACACCTTCCTGATGACGATCATGATCATGGGTCTGTCGACCTTCCTCGTCGGCATCCTGCCGGGTGCCGCCACGATCGGTATCGCAGCCCCGATCATCCTGATTGCGCTTCGCCTGCTCCAGGGTCTGGCGCTGGGCGGTGAATATGGCGGTGCGGCAACCTATGTCGCCGAACATGCGCCGAACGGACGCCGCGGCTACTTCACCTCATGGATCCAGACGACGGCGACGCTCGGCCTGTTCCTGTCGCTGATCGTCATCGTCTTTGTTCAATATCTGATGGGTGCGGCTGAGTTCGCCGCCTGGGGCTGGCGCATTCCGTTCCTGCTCTCGTTCGTCCTGCTCGGCATTTCCGTCTGGATCCGCCTGAAGATGAACGAATCGCCGGCTTTCCAGCGGATGAAGGCGGAAGGCAAGGGCTCCAAGGCGCCACTGACCGAAGCCTTCGGGACATGGAAAAATGCCAAGATTGCGATCATCGCGCTGCTCGGCGCCACCATGGGCCAAGCGGTCGTCTGGTACGGCGGCCAGTTCTATGCACTGTTCTTCCTGCAGAACGTGCTGAAGGTGGACCTGTTCTCGGCCAATGTCATGGTCGCCATCTCACTTCTCCTCGGCACGCCGTTCTTCGTGATCTTCGGCGGCCTCTCCGACAAGATCGGCCGCAAGCCGATCATCATGGCTGGCCTTCTCATTGCGGCGCTGACCTATAATCCGCTGTTCAAGGCGATGACCTGGACGGCGAACCCGGGGCTTGCCGAAGCTCAGGCTTCGATTCGGGCAACGGTGACGGCTGATCCGGCGGACTGCAGGTTCCAGTTCAACCCGACCGGCACGGCGAAGTTCACCAGCTCTTGCGACGTGGCGACGGCGTTCCTGACCAGGAACTCGGTGCCTTACGACGTCGTGCCAGGTACCGCCGGACAGCCGGCAACGGTAAAGGTCGGCAACGCGACGATCCCAAGCTTCGACGTCGCTGCCGCTGGCGACAAGGCGAAGGGCATGACCGCCGGCTTCGAAAAAAGCGTGAACATTGCGCTTCAAGACGCCGGCTATCCGCTGAAGCGCGGTGTTGCCAAGGTACCGGATTCCAAGCTCGATGCCTTCATCGCCGCCAATCCGGAACTGGCGCTCAACGCCGATACCGTGCGCGCCGGCGAGAAGGAAGCAATGCCGGCAGCCAAGTTGGTCGAAGGCAAGCTGCTGACGGCGGATGAGGCCAATGGCGTCACCGACATGGCGGTCTACAACATCGCCAATGGCGGAAGTTTCGCCATGACCGCCGATCCCGCCCGCGTCAACTGGATCGGCACGATCGCCGTGCTGTTCGTCCTCGTCCTCTATGTGACGATGGTCTACGGCCCGATCGCCGCTCTGCTGGTCGAGCTTTTCCCGACCCGCATCCGCTACACCGGCATGTCGCTGCCCTATCACATCGGCAACGGCTGGTTCGGCGGCCTGCTGCCGGCGACGGCCTTCGCGATGAGCGCTGCCGCGGGCGATATCTACTACGGTCTCTGGTACCCGATCGTCTTTGCGACGATCACGCTGGTGATCGGCCTGATCTTCCTGCCGGAAACGAAGAACAGGGATATCCACGCAATGGATTGA